The genomic DNA GTTTAGCAGCAGCTTCATCCATAAGATCAATGGCTTTGTCTGGTAAAAATCGATTGGTGATATAGCGTTGCGATAATTCTACAGCACCAATAATAGCCTCATCTTTAATGCGAACTTTGTGATGCGTTTCATATGTATCTTTAATTCCTCTTAAAATAGAAATGGCACTTTCTGTATCAGGTTCATCTACTATCACTTTTTGGAAACGACGCTCTAAGGCTTTGTCTTTTTCAAAATATTTTTGATACTCATCCAAGGTAGTAGCACCAATGGCGCGAAGTTCTCCACGTGCCAATGCTGGCTTTAAGATATTAGCGGCATCCATGGCTCCTTGACCTCCTCCAGCACCTACTAAGGTATGAATTTCATCAATAAAAAGTACAATATCACCATTTGAACTAGTTACTTCTTTGACAACAGATTTTAAGCGCTCTTCAAATTCTCCTTTAAATTTAGCTCCTGCAATTAAAGCTCCCATATCTAACGAAAATAGTTGTTTTTCTTTTAAATTTTCAGGAACATCTCCGCGAATAATCCTATGCGCTAATCCCTCTGCAATAGCTGTTTTACCTGTTCCAGGTTCTCCAACTAAAATAGGATTGTTTTTAGTTCTTCTGGTTAAAATTTGTAATAAGCGGCGTATTTCTTCATCTCTACCAATTACTGGATCTAGCTTTCCATCTTGTGCTAATTGGTTTAAGTTTTTAGCATATTTACTTAAAGCATTATAGGTTTCTTCTGCACTTTTAGAAGTTACACGAGTTCCTTTTCTTAATTCTTCTATGGTAGCTAACAAATCTTTTTCCGTAACTCCTTGGTCTTTTAAGATTTGAGAAGCATTACTTTTTGACTTAAAAAGAGCTAGCAAAATATGTTCTATTGATACATATTCATCGCTCATTTTTTTAGCAAGGATGCTTGCTTCATTTAGTGTTTTTCCAGCTTCTCTAGAAAGGAGTATTTCGGCTCCTGACACCTTAGGTAAGTTTTCTAATTGCTTGTTTAAAACTTGTTGAACGATATGGATGTTGATTCCTAGTTTTTTTAGTACAAAAGGAAGTACATTTTCGTCAACATTGAGTAAGGCTTTAAAAATATGTTCATTGTTTATTTGATTATGTCCATAACTTTGCGCTAATTCTTGTGCTTTTTGTATGGTTTCTTGCGATTTTATCGTATAATTGTTTAAATTCATTTTCTATTTTTTTTTAATTTTTCATGAGAAAAAAATCAAAAGTGATACCATTTGTAAAAAGCAAACAAAAACAGTCATTTTGTCTTGTTTATAAGAGTTTTACTGACTTTTTGGCTTTATGAAAGTTTTTTTAATTAGTATCGACCAAACCAAAAAACAAAAATATGGGACTATTTAGTAGTATATTCGGAAATAAAACGAAGAAAGAAGATAAAAAGGAAGTACAATCGAATGTAAATTGGATTCGATTGAATTCTTTAAAGCAATTAGAAGCAATTAAAAAATTGTCTAAAACAGAAACAATCGCTATTTTTAAGCATTCAACAAGATGTAGTATTAGCAGTGTTGCAATTCAACGATTTGAAAGGTCTTTTGATGAAGATTTAAAAGAATTAAAGGTGTATTATTTGGATTTGTTAAATTATCGTGAAATATCAAATGAAGTAGGATACCAATTTCAAGTACTTCACCAATCACCTCAATTACTGGTAATTAAAAATGGAGAAGCCGTTGCGCATGCATCTCATTATGATATTACACAAGTGAATTTAAAAAGCTTTTTAAAATAAACGTTGTTTTGTGCTGGTTTTTCTTAAGAATGATGCTATTTTTGTATCCTTCAAAAAACCAACACATTGAGCAATACAATCTCTGATAAAAAAGTAGGAAAAGACCTATATAGCTACCAAAAAAGGGCCATTCATAGTATTTTTAAAAGCTTTGAAAATGCTCCAGAAAACTACCATTTATTATACCAATTACCAACAGGAGGAGGAAAAACAGTTATTTTTTCAGAAATAACAAGACAATACTTAAAACATTATCAAAAGAAGGTATTGATAATGACGCACCGTATAGAATTATGTAAACAAACTGCTAAAATGTTAGTGGAGTTTGGTGTAGATAATAAGATTGTTGATAGTAAAGCGAGTTTAGATGATCAAAACGAATATAGTTGTTTTGTTGCTATGGTGGAAACACTAAACAATCGACTAAATGATAATATGCTTGATATTTCTGATGTAGGATTAGTGATTATTGATGAAGCGCATTATAATTCTTTTACAAAATTGTTTAAGTATTTTGATAAGTCTTTTGTGCTGGGGGTTACGGCTACTCCTTTAAGTTCAAATATGAAACTGCCTATGAAAGATAATTATGATGATTTAATAGCTGGTGAAAGTATTGGTACATTAATAGAAAATGAATTTCTAGCGCGTGCAAAAGTATATTCTTATAATGTAGGACTGACTTCGTTAGAAGTAGGGGCTAATGGAGATTACACCGTAAAATCTTCTGAAGATTTATATACGAATACAGATATGCTAGGAAAGCTTTTAAAAGCTTATCAAGAACGTTCTAAAGGAAAAAAAACATTGATATTTAACAATGGAATCAATACTTCTTTACATGTTTATGATACTTTTAAAAGAGCAGGGTATCCAATAGCGCATTTAGATAATACAAATACGAAAAAAGAACGCGATTTTATTTTAAAATGGTTTAAAGAAACTCCTAATGCTATTATTACTTCTGTAAGTATTCTAACAACAGGATTTGATGAACCTACTGTAGAATCTATTATATTGAATAGGGCTACAAAATCATTAACCTTATACTATCAAATGATAGGGCGTGGTTCGCGTATTTTACCTGGAAAAAGTAGTTTTAATGTTATTGACTTAGGTAATAATTTCCATCGTTTTGGACCTTGGGGGGCTGATTTAGATTGGCATAAAATGTTTAGAGCGCCTAATTTTTACTTAGATAATTTATTAAGTGATGAGGAAATAGAAAGTACTTTTGTATATGAGCTACCTGAAGAAGTAAGGGCTGAGTTTTCAAATTCAAAAGATTTGTATTTCGATGTTAAAAAGGTGTATGTTGATACCATAAAAACAGGGCAAAGCTCTAAAAAAGTATTGGAACGCTCTATTGAACATCATGCTAGAATGTGTATTGAAAATAGTGAAGATGTGTTTGATGCACTTATCTTGGCTAAAAAGTTAGGAGATGATATTGATGATAGGATACATCGTTACTCAAAATGTATTTGTAAGAGTACACACAATTTTATAGATTGGTTACGCGATGATTATCGTAAGAAATTAAATACATATTTACGTAATAATTTTGATGAGATTTACGAAGATATTTTTGGGCATCCACCTCCTGAAGAAGAATAAAATAACTAGAAATAGTTTGCCAAAAAGCACTACAAAAAAGTAGTACTTTTTTACTTTTTTTTAAGATGATTTGCTAAAAAATGAGTTACATTTGATAGGTTTCTTTTTTGGATGAATTTCTAACATTCATTATGTTTCTGTTAAAAGTTAATAAGAAAAATAGATGCCACTACATAAATTATTTGGAAATTAAAGTAATCATATTAACAAATGGATTTAATTGCTAAAGCATATCATTTAGAAAAGCGCATAGTATTAAATAATGCTACTAAAGCATTAGAGAAGTACCAGCTCCTAAAAAAGGAACGCTCTTTTTTATTGTATAAAATAAAAGAACAATCTTATGTATATATCAAAGATTATGGTAGTATTGTTTTTATAAATTGTGCAACAACCTTAATTGAAAAGACAATAAATTCACTGCTAATAGATCGTAAAGGAAATACAGATTTACCCTCCGAAGAATATACAATTACTTTTAAGGATATTATTGATGTTGATTTTGGCACTATTCAAATAAAGGAACTAAATGACGATGTGGCTCATCTTATCATGTTTAATTTGGCACAATCTGTCGTTTTAATGGGCTATGTTAATGAAACATCTGATTTGCACCATAAAACATTAATTTATTCAAAACAACTAGCGCAAACAGGTAGATTTAAGCTTCCTAAAACACAAATGCAAAAGTTTATAGGAAAAACAATGAATTTAAAAAATAATATTGCCGAAAACCTCTTTATTTTTGAATCCCCTGATCTTGCATGGAATAGCAAAGACTTACTAACACTAGATGATAAATTAAAAAAGGAGCTAGATATAGAAAAACGTCATCAAGGAATAGAAAATAGTCTGAATGTTATTAAGGAGAATTTAGACTTGTTTAGTGATATTCTTCAACATAAATATAGCAGTATGTTGGAATGGATTATTATCATTTTAATTCTCTTTGAAGTAGTTCAGGTTATTATAGAAAAACTAATTTAAAAAAAGAGACTCGTATATGCACAGCGAGTCTCTTTTTTTAGGTAGTTGTTTTATAATTCTAAAACAATTATGGTAAGGTTAAGTTTACTTTAAAGCAGGTAATACTTTACCAGAACACTCTCCAAAACCAATACGAACGTTATCATTTTGTGAGTAGCCTCTCATAATAACGGTATCATGGTCATTAATGAACTTTCGTTCACTACCATCCTTCATTTTAATAGGGTTTTGACCTCGCCAAGTTAGCTCTAACATAGAACCAAAGCTATCTTTAGTAGGGCCTGATATGGTACCGCTTCCCATCATATCTCCAGCATTTACAGGGCATCCGTTTACAGTATGGTGGGCTAGTTGTTGCGCCATGGTCCAGTACATATACTTAAAATTAGAGTTACATACAACCGTTTCATCCTCATTTTCAGGTTTAATAGCCATTTGTAAGTTAATATCATAGCTATCATTCCCTTCTTTACGTAAATAAGGTAAGGGCTCATAAACTTGCTTAGGGTTAGCTACTCTAAAAGGCTCTAAAGCATCTAAGGTTACAATCCAAGGAGAAATAGTAGAGGCAAAGCTTTTTCCTAAGAACGGACCTAAAGGAACATATTCCCATGCTTGAATATCTCTAGCGGACCAATCGTTGAACAATACCAATCCAAAAATATAGTCTTCTGCTTCTTCAATAGGAATTCTTTCACCTAAATCATTTGCAACGGTTGTAATAAATGCCATTTCTAATTCAAAGTCTAATAATTTTGAAGGTCCGAAATTAGGGGTTGTTTCTCCCTCATTTGGTCGTGATTGTCCGATAGGACGACGTATGGGGGTACCTGACGGAACAATTGATGAGCTTCTTCCATGATATCCAATAGGAATTTGTAACCAGTTAGGAAATAAAGCATTTTCTGGATCGCGAAATAATGACCCTACATTGGTAGCGTGCTCTTTACTTGCATAAAAATCAGTATAATCACCAACAGCAACAGGCAATTGCATTTCTACATCTTCCATTCTAAAAATCACTTGGTCTTTATGCTCAGCATTATCTCTTAAACCTTGATTAGTTACATCAAAAATATCAGCAATTCTATTACGAACTAAACGCCATGTTTTGCGCCCATCAGCTATAAAATCATTTAACGTGTCTTGTAAAAAAATATCATCAGTTAGCGGTATTCCTTCAAAATATCCTAATTGATGTAAAGCACCTAAATCTATTGCGTAATCACCAATTCTTGTTCCAATAGTTATAATATCATCTTTAGTAATAAAAACTCCAAAAGGGATATTTTGAATAGGAAAATCTGAGTTTTCTGGTACTTTTAACCAAGATTTTCTGTTAGGGTCGTTAGCTGTTATTTTCATTTCTAATTATTGTATTTTTATTTATAAACCAAACCTACATATTTTTTTATAGTTCTCGGTTACAAAAAATATAAAAAATGTTAATTTGTTTTATAGGTTATATATTAACAAATTCTAAGTAAATATAAACTAAACTTGTTATTAGCAAAATGATTTTTATTACTTTTGATGCTCTTTTAAATAAACAACAATGCAACAAGACCATCAAATTTTTGATCTTATTCAAGAAGAAAAAGAAAGACAATTAAACGGATTGGAGTTAATTGCTTCAGAAAATTTTGTAAGTGAACAAGTAATGCTAGCACAAGGTTCCGTTTTAACCAATAAGTATGCCGAAGGATATCCTAACAAGCGCTATTATGGGGGATGTGAAGTAGTAGATGTAGTTGAGCAAATAGCTATTGATAGAGCTAAGGAGCTGTTTGGTGCTGAGTATGTAAATGTACAACCACATTCTGGAAGTCAAGCAAACACAGCTGTATTTGCAGCTTGTTTACAACCTGGTGATAAAATTTTAGGATTTGATTTATCACATGGAGGGCATTTAACTCATGGTTCTCCTGTTAATTTTTCTGGAAAATTATATGAAACTTCATTTTATGGGGTAACTAAAGAAACTGGTGTTTTGGATTATGATAAAATTCAAGAAACGGCAGAGAAGGAGCAACCTAAGTTAATTATAGCGGGTGCTTCTGCTTATTCTAGAGATATTGATTTTAAACGTTTTCGTGATATTGCAGATAGTGTTGGTGCTATTTTAATGGCGGATATTTCGCATCCGGCGGGATTAATTGCTAAGGGTATTTTAAATGACCCTTTACCTCATTGCCATATTGTTACTACTACTACGCACAAAACTTTAAGAGGTCCTCGTGGCGGAATGATTATGATTGGAAAGGACTTTGAAAATCCGTTTGGGCTAAAGTTAAAAAATGGAAAACTAAAAAAAATGTCAACCTTAATCAATTCTGCTGTTTTTCCAGGAAATCAAGGAGGGCCATTAGAGCACGTTATTGCAGCTAAAGCAATTGCTTTTGGAGAGGCTTTAACCGATGAGTTTTTGGAATATCAGTTGCAAGTTAAAGAAAATGCAGCAGCAATGGCAAAGGCATTTGTAGCAAAAGGATATGATATTATTTCTGGTGGAACGGATAATCATATGATGCTAATTGATTTAAGAAATAAAAATATTTCAGGAAAAGATGCTGAAGCTGCTTTGGGTAAGGCTGCAATAACAGTAAATAAAAACATGGTTCCTTTTGATGATAAATCGCCTTTTATAACTTCAGGTATCCGTGTAGGTACTG from Tenacibaculum maritimum NCIMB 2154 includes the following:
- the ytxJ gene encoding bacillithiol system redox-active protein YtxJ, translated to MGLFSSIFGNKTKKEDKKEVQSNVNWIRLNSLKQLEAIKKLSKTETIAIFKHSTRCSISSVAIQRFERSFDEDLKELKVYYLDLLNYREISNEVGYQFQVLHQSPQLLVIKNGEAVAHASHYDITQVNLKSFLK
- a CDS encoding DEAD/DEAH box helicase, giving the protein MSNTISDKKVGKDLYSYQKRAIHSIFKSFENAPENYHLLYQLPTGGGKTVIFSEITRQYLKHYQKKVLIMTHRIELCKQTAKMLVEFGVDNKIVDSKASLDDQNEYSCFVAMVETLNNRLNDNMLDISDVGLVIIDEAHYNSFTKLFKYFDKSFVLGVTATPLSSNMKLPMKDNYDDLIAGESIGTLIENEFLARAKVYSYNVGLTSLEVGANGDYTVKSSEDLYTNTDMLGKLLKAYQERSKGKKTLIFNNGINTSLHVYDTFKRAGYPIAHLDNTNTKKERDFILKWFKETPNAIITSVSILTTGFDEPTVESIILNRATKSLTLYYQMIGRGSRILPGKSSFNVIDLGNNFHRFGPWGADLDWHKMFRAPNFYLDNLLSDEEIESTFVYELPEEVRAEFSNSKDLYFDVKKVYVDTIKTGQSSKKVLERSIEHHARMCIENSEDVFDALILAKKLGDDIDDRIHRYSKCICKSTHNFIDWLRDDYRKKLNTYLRNNFDEIYEDIFGHPPPEEE
- a CDS encoding RMD1 family protein — encoded protein: MDLIAKAYHLEKRIVLNNATKALEKYQLLKKERSFLLYKIKEQSYVYIKDYGSIVFINCATTLIEKTINSLLIDRKGNTDLPSEEYTITFKDIIDVDFGTIQIKELNDDVAHLIMFNLAQSVVLMGYVNETSDLHHKTLIYSKQLAQTGRFKLPKTQMQKFIGKTMNLKNNIAENLFIFESPDLAWNSKDLLTLDDKLKKELDIEKRHQGIENSLNVIKENLDLFSDILQHKYSSMLEWIIIILILFEVVQVIIEKLI
- the fahA gene encoding fumarylacetoacetase; translated protein: MKITANDPNRKSWLKVPENSDFPIQNIPFGVFITKDDIITIGTRIGDYAIDLGALHQLGYFEGIPLTDDIFLQDTLNDFIADGRKTWRLVRNRIADIFDVTNQGLRDNAEHKDQVIFRMEDVEMQLPVAVGDYTDFYASKEHATNVGSLFRDPENALFPNWLQIPIGYHGRSSSIVPSGTPIRRPIGQSRPNEGETTPNFGPSKLLDFELEMAFITTVANDLGERIPIEEAEDYIFGLVLFNDWSARDIQAWEYVPLGPFLGKSFASTISPWIVTLDALEPFRVANPKQVYEPLPYLRKEGNDSYDINLQMAIKPENEDETVVCNSNFKYMYWTMAQQLAHHTVNGCPVNAGDMMGSGTISGPTKDSFGSMLELTWRGQNPIKMKDGSERKFINDHDTVIMRGYSQNDNVRIGFGECSGKVLPALK
- the glyA gene encoding serine hydroxymethyltransferase, giving the protein MQQDHQIFDLIQEEKERQLNGLELIASENFVSEQVMLAQGSVLTNKYAEGYPNKRYYGGCEVVDVVEQIAIDRAKELFGAEYVNVQPHSGSQANTAVFAACLQPGDKILGFDLSHGGHLTHGSPVNFSGKLYETSFYGVTKETGVLDYDKIQETAEKEQPKLIIAGASAYSRDIDFKRFRDIADSVGAILMADISHPAGLIAKGILNDPLPHCHIVTTTTHKTLRGPRGGMIMIGKDFENPFGLKLKNGKLKKMSTLINSAVFPGNQGGPLEHVIAAKAIAFGEALTDEFLEYQLQVKENAAAMAKAFVAKGYDIISGGTDNHMMLIDLRNKNISGKDAEAALGKAAITVNKNMVPFDDKSPFITSGIRVGTAAVTTRGLKEEDMVTIVDLIDEAILNAENDEVLEAIGEKVYELMHHRRLFVM